The Bradyrhizobium sp. WSM471 genome includes the window GGTGCGGCTCGCGGAGATCGATGCCGCCGACTGCCCTTATTTTGCGATCGTGCTCGTGCACGGCAGGGGCCGGCATCCGGACGCCGCGGAATGACGGGCACGCTGACCATCGCGGGCCTCGGGCCGGGCAGCGATGCGCTGGTGACGCCCGAAGTCTCCGCCGCGCTTGCCGCTGCGACCGACATTCTGGGCTACGCGCCCTATGTCGCGCGAGTGCCGCCGCGATCGGGACTCAAGCTGCATCCCTCCGACAATCGCGAAGAGCTGCAGCGCGCGAGCGAGGCGCTGCGGCTCGCGGCCGAAGGCGGCCAGGTCGTCATCGTGTCCTCGGGCGACCCCGGCGTGTTCGCGATGGCCTCCGCCGTGTTCGAGGCGCTCGAACAGGCGCCGCAATGGCGCGAGCTGCCGATCCGCGTGCTGCCCGGCATCACCGCGATGCTGGCGGCTGCCGCGCGCGCCGGCGCGCCGCTCGGCCATGATTTCTGTGCGATCAACTTGTCGGACAATCTCAAGCCGTGGGCGGTGATCGAGAAGCGCCTGCGGCTCGCCGCGGAAGCCGATTTTGCCATTGCGATGTACAATCCGCGCTCGGCGAGCCGGCCGGAAGGATTTGGCCGTGCGCTCGCAGTGCTGAACGAGGCCGGCTGCGGCGAGCGCCTCGTGATCTTCGCGCGCGCGATCAGCGCCGCTGATGAAAGGATCGAAACCGTCAGGCTGAACGAAGCGACACCTGAAATGGCCGACATGCGCACGCTGGTGATCGTCGGCAATTCGCAGACACGCCGCGTCGGCCGCTGGGTCTATGCGCCGAGGCAGGCCCGATGACCCAGCCACTGCATGATCTCGGGCACGCTCTCGACCCGCAATCGGTCCGGCAGTTGTGGTCGCGCGATCATGATCACGGGCAGGCCGAGCCTGCGGGCTGCGTCGATCTTGGCGCGCGCGCCGTCGCCGCCCGAATTGCGGGCGACGATCCGGGTGATGCTGCGTTTGCGCATCATCTCCAGCTCGCCCTCAAGCGTGAACGGCCCACGCGACACGATGACGTCCGCGGCAAAGGGCAGGGGCGCATCGGGCGGATCGACGAATCTCAGCGTGTAGGCGTGCTGCGTCCTGGTCGCGAACGGCGCGATGTGCTGGCGGCCGATGGCGAGGAACACATTTGCCGCCGCCTCGGGCAGAGCGGCGACCGCGGCGTCGACATCAGGTATTTCGATCCAGTTGTCGCCGGGCGCTTTCATCCAGGGCGCACGCTCCAGAGCGATCAGCGGCGTGCCGATTTCCGCGCATGCCGCGACCGCATTGCGGCTCATCTCGGCGGCAAAGGGATGCGTCGCGTCGATCACATGCGTGATGTGCTCGCTGCGGATGTAATCGACAAGACCGCTGACGCCGCCAAAACCGCCGATGCGCGTCGGCAACGGCTGATTGGCAGGCACACGGGTGCGGCCGCCGTAGGAATACACGGCGTCGATGCCGGCGCGCGCGATCTCTGCCGCGAGCAAGCTCGCGTCGGCCGTTCCGCCCAGAATGAGGGCGCGCGTCATGGCTGATCCTTGGCTGACCATCATCGGTATCGGCGAAGATGGCCTCGCCGGGCTGTCCGAGGCAAGCCGAAAGGCGCTCGCCAGGGCTGAAACTGTCTTTGGCGGTGAACGGCATCTTGCACTGGCCGGCGTCACCGGGCGCGGCCGTCCATGGCCGGTGCCGTTCGATGCAGAGATCGTGCTGAGCCGCTGCGGCGAGCCAACGGTCGTGCTCGCCTCCGGCGACCCGTTCTGGTTTGGCGCCGGCGCGAGCCTCGCCGAAAAGCTCCATAGCGACGAATGGATCGCGT containing:
- a CDS encoding cobalt-precorrin-6A reductase — encoded protein: MTRALILGGTADASLLAAEIARAGIDAVYSYGGRTRVPANQPLPTRIGGFGGVSGLVDYIRSEHITHVIDATHPFAAEMSRNAVAACAEIGTPLIALERAPWMKAPGDNWIEIPDVDAAVAALPEAAANVFLAIGRQHIAPFATRTQHAYTLRFVDPPDAPLPFAADVIVSRGPFTLEGELEMMRKRSITRIVARNSGGDGARAKIDAARRLGLPVIMIARPQLPDRLRVESVPEIMQWLGHRACLGA
- the cobJ gene encoding precorrin-3B C(17)-methyltransferase: MTGTLTIAGLGPGSDALVTPEVSAALAAATDILGYAPYVARVPPRSGLKLHPSDNREELQRASEALRLAAEGGQVVIVSSGDPGVFAMASAVFEALEQAPQWRELPIRVLPGITAMLAAAARAGAPLGHDFCAINLSDNLKPWAVIEKRLRLAAEADFAIAMYNPRSASRPEGFGRALAVLNEAGCGERLVIFARAISAADERIETVRLNEATPEMADMRTLVIVGNSQTRRVGRWVYAPRQAR